A genomic region of Sander vitreus isolate 19-12246 chromosome 11, sanVit1, whole genome shotgun sequence contains the following coding sequences:
- the LOC144525698 gene encoding alpha-aspartyl dipeptidase, with amino-acid sequence MKRRLLLVSNSTLHGSGYLDHCQQHISNFFGKDVKRILFVPYALHDRDAYTKTARDKFKTLGYEVDGIHEAVNAVDAVRKAEGIFIGGGNTFRLLKSLYDNKVVTEIRRRVLEDGIPYMGSSAGTNVATASINTTNDMPIVYPPSFSAIGLVPFNINPHYLDTDPNSRHMGETREQRITQYHEEADTPCVLGLREGSLLLVEGNKATLLGTTKARLFSRGKPTVEYDPGSDLSFLLTH; translated from the exons ATGAAGAGGAGACTCCTGCTCGTGTCCAACTCCACCCTGCACGGCAGCGGGTACCTGGAccactgtcagcagcacatctCAAATTTCTTCGGAAA AGATGTGAAGAGGATTCTGTTTGTTCCGTACGCTCTCCATGACAGAGACGCCTACACCAAGACCGCCAGGGACAAGTTTAAGACCCTGg GTTACGAGGTGGACGGCATCCATGAAGCCGTCAACGCCGTCGACGCCGTGCGGAAAGCTGAGGGCATTTTTATAG GAGGAGGAAACACTTTCCGGCTGCTGAAGAGTCTCTACGACAACAAGGTGGTGACAGAGATCCGGAGGAGAGTGCTcgag GACGGCATCCCCTACATGGGCTCCAGTGCCGGCACCAACGTGGCCACCGCCAGCATCAACACCACCAACGACATGCCCATCGTCTACCCTCCGTCCTTCTCCGCCATCGGCCTCGTCCCCTTCAACATTAACCCGCACTACCTGGACACCGACCCCAACAGCCGCCACATGGGG GAGACCAGAGAGCAGAGGATCACTCAGTACCATGAAGAAGCTGACACTCCATGTGTCCTG GGTCTGAGGGAGGGATCCCTGCTGCTGGTGGAGGGGAACAAAGCCACACTACTGGGAACCACCAAGGCCAGACTCTTCTCCAG gggAAAGCCCACAGTGGAGTACGACCCTGGTAGTGACCTCAGCTTCCTGCTGACACATTGA